Proteins encoded together in one Balaenoptera musculus isolate JJ_BM4_2016_0621 chromosome 6, mBalMus1.pri.v3, whole genome shotgun sequence window:
- the OSTF1 gene encoding osteoclast-stimulating factor 1 isoform X2, with the protein MSKPPPKPVKPGQVKVFRALYTFEPRTPDELYFEEGDIIYITDMSDTNWWKGTSKGRTGLIPSNYVAEQAESIDNPLHEAAKRGNLSWLRECLDNRVGVNGLDKAGSTALYWACHGGHKDIVEMLFTQPNIELNQQNKLGDTALHAAAWKGYADIVQLLLAKGARTDLRNNEKKLALDMATNAACASLLKKKQGTDAVRTLSNAEDYLDDEDSD; encoded by the exons ggCAAGTTAAAGTGTTCAGAGCTCTGTATACGTTTGAACCCAGAACT ccagatGAATTGTACTTTGAAGAAGGTGATATTATCTACATTACTGACATG AGTGATACCAATTGGTGGAAAGGCACCTCCAAAGGCAGGACAGGACTAATCCCGAGCAACTATG TGGCTGAGCAGGCAGAATCCATTGACAATCCATTGCATGAAGCTGCAAAAAGAG GCAACTTGAGTTGGTTGAGAGAGTGTTTGGACAACCGAGTAGGTGTTAATGGCTTGGACAAAGCTGGAAGCACCGCCCTGTACTGGGCTTGTCACGGGGGTCACAAAG atatagTGGAAATGCTATTTACTCAACCAAACATTGAACTGAACCAACAG AACAAGTTGGGAGACACAGCTTTGCATGCTGCTGCCTGGAAGGGTTATGCAGATATTGTCCAGTTGCTTCTGGCAAAAG GTGCTAGAACAGACTTAAGAAACAATGAGAAGAAGCTGGCCCTGGACATGGCTACTAATGCTGCCTGTGCATCTCTCctgaaaaagaaacagggaaCAG ATGCAGTCCGAACATTAAGCAATGCCGAGGACTATCTTGATGATGAAGACTCAGATTAA
- the OSTF1 gene encoding osteoclast-stimulating factor 1 isoform X1, whose amino-acid sequence MSKPPPKPVKPGQVKVFRALYTFEPRTPDELYFEEGDIIYITDMSDTNWWKGTSKGRTGLIPSNYVAEQAESIDNPLHEAAKRGNLSWLRECLDNRVGVNGLDKAGSTALYWACHGGHKDIVEMLFTQPNIELNQQNKLGDTALHAAAWKGYADIVQLLLAKGARTDLRNNEKKLALDMATNAACASLLKKKQGTVIFLPSDLALRCSPNIKQCRGLS is encoded by the exons ggCAAGTTAAAGTGTTCAGAGCTCTGTATACGTTTGAACCCAGAACT ccagatGAATTGTACTTTGAAGAAGGTGATATTATCTACATTACTGACATG AGTGATACCAATTGGTGGAAAGGCACCTCCAAAGGCAGGACAGGACTAATCCCGAGCAACTATG TGGCTGAGCAGGCAGAATCCATTGACAATCCATTGCATGAAGCTGCAAAAAGAG GCAACTTGAGTTGGTTGAGAGAGTGTTTGGACAACCGAGTAGGTGTTAATGGCTTGGACAAAGCTGGAAGCACCGCCCTGTACTGGGCTTGTCACGGGGGTCACAAAG atatagTGGAAATGCTATTTACTCAACCAAACATTGAACTGAACCAACAG AACAAGTTGGGAGACACAGCTTTGCATGCTGCTGCCTGGAAGGGTTATGCAGATATTGTCCAGTTGCTTCTGGCAAAAG GTGCTAGAACAGACTTAAGAAACAATGAGAAGAAGCTGGCCCTGGACATGGCTACTAATGCTGCCTGTGCATCTCTCctgaaaaagaaacagggaaCAG TTATCTTTCTACCCAGTGACCTTGCCCTCAG ATGCAGTCCGAACATTAAGCAATGCCGAGGACTATCTTGA